One part of the Terriglobales bacterium genome encodes these proteins:
- a CDS encoding isocitrate lyase/PEP mutase family protein, which yields MPKIKVLRPSWRSLLHRHKFLQLPAAHDALSAKLIEQAGFAAYQVGGFALEGARFGVPDIDLIRFGEKSEAVREIVKASSLPVLVDCDDGYGDVKNVTHTVNVYEQMGVSAIFIEDQKAPKRCGHMAGKEVIPPEEMTGKLRAASAARSDRDSMFLIARTDAEDPNGLDDAMRRCELYLKAGADAIYIEAEHSEKDLKRIGREFKGIHKVVNVFEGGGKSPWMTPKQLQELGFDMALYPTTILFRMTHAIQDALETLRSGKQMDSKRAVTMKEFEVIVDLPHWALVESRFRSGPMAKVRKVLDKIRA from the coding sequence ATGCCCAAAATCAAGGTCCTCCGCCCAAGCTGGCGATCGCTGCTGCATCGCCATAAGTTTCTGCAGCTCCCGGCAGCTCACGATGCGCTCAGCGCAAAGCTGATTGAGCAGGCCGGATTTGCGGCCTATCAGGTTGGCGGATTCGCTCTAGAAGGCGCTCGCTTTGGAGTGCCCGACATCGATCTCATCCGCTTCGGCGAGAAGTCGGAAGCAGTGCGCGAGATCGTTAAGGCATCGAGTCTTCCTGTCCTGGTCGACTGCGACGACGGCTACGGCGACGTTAAGAACGTGACGCACACGGTGAACGTGTACGAACAAATGGGAGTCTCTGCCATCTTCATCGAGGACCAGAAAGCGCCAAAGCGCTGCGGGCATATGGCGGGCAAGGAAGTTATCCCTCCCGAGGAGATGACCGGGAAGCTTCGCGCGGCATCAGCTGCGCGGTCCGACAGAGATTCCATGTTCCTGATCGCCCGCACCGATGCAGAAGATCCAAACGGACTCGACGATGCCATGCGCCGTTGCGAGCTGTACCTGAAAGCCGGAGCCGACGCCATTTACATCGAGGCCGAGCACAGCGAGAAGGACTTGAAACGAATCGGAAGGGAGTTCAAGGGCATTCACAAGGTGGTGAACGTTTTCGAAGGTGGCGGTAAATCGCCGTGGATGACGCCAAAACAGCTTCAGGAGCTTGGTTTTGATATGGCCTTGTATCCGACGACGATCTTGTTCCGGATGACCCATGCTATCCAGGATGCGCTCGAGACTCTTCGCTCAGGCAAGCAGATGGACAGCAAGCGTGCCGTGACCATGAAGGAATTCGAGGTAATCGTCGATCTGCCACATTGGGCCCTGGTTGAATCGAGGTTCCGTTCTGGGCCGATGGCGAAAGTGCGCAAGGTCCTGGACAAGATTCGAGCGTGA